Proteins from a genomic interval of Equus quagga isolate Etosha38 chromosome 11, UCLA_HA_Equagga_1.0, whole genome shotgun sequence:
- the LOC124247255 gene encoding serine/arginine repetitive matrix protein 1-like, whose amino-acid sequence MTARAFWLLCLIVGSSPEAPVAERKASPPHNRKPDPGGGASAEDTPGPRAQPVPEAPRRARAAEAAPGPWSEPRRRKPPPPAENREPCARACRADLDERESYCASEFGELRPAAPPGPGHADP is encoded by the exons ATGACAGCTCGAGCCTTCTGGCTCCTCTGCTTGATCGTTGGCTCATCTCCCGAAGCCCCAGTGGCGGAGAGAAAAG CCTCGCCGCCCCACAACAGGAAGCCCGACCCCGGCGGCGGCGCGAGCGCCGAAGACACGCCCGGGCCCCGGGCGCAGCCGGTCCCCGAGGCCCCGCGGCGGGCGCGCGCGGCCGAAGCCGCTCCCGGCCCCTGGTCGGAGCCTCGGCGCCGGAAGCCCCCGCCGCCCGCCGAGAACCGG GAGCCCTGCGCGCGCGCCTGCAGGGCCGACCTGGACGAGCGCGAGTCCTACTGTGCGAGCGAATTCGGTGAGCTCCGCCCTGCAGCTCCGCCCGGGCCCGGCCACGCGGACCCCTGA
- the LOC124247701 gene encoding UPF0450 protein C17orf58 has protein sequence MNRLYITPDGFFFRVHILALDSSSCNKPCPEFKPGSRYIVMGHIYHKRRQLPPALLQVLRGRLRPGDGLLRSSSSYVKRFNRKRDGQVQGAVHTQCI, from the exons ATGAACCGCCTGTACATCACTCCGGACGGGTTTTTCTTCCGAGTCCACATATTAGCCCTAGACTCCTCCAGTTGCAATAAGCCATGTCCAGAATTTAAACCTG gcAGCAGGTATATTGTGATGGGCCACATCTACCATAAGAGACGGCAgctccctccagctctgctccaggTCCTGAGAGGGCGCCTCAGACCGGGAGATGGCCTgctcaggagcagcagcagctacGTGAAAAGATTTAACCGCAAAAGGGATGGGCAAGTTCAAGGTGCAGTTCACACccaatgtatttaa